From Rhodococcus sp. B7740:
GCAGGCTCTTGCGAGCGGGAATGCGGTCTTCCTCGGCTATGGGCTGCAGGCCGTTCTTGCGGACCAGATAGTAGTTGAGCACCAATCGGTAACCCAGGCACCACAATCCGGCCAGAGCAAGGGGAAGGATGATCTCATCGGGTTCCATCAAACCGGTGACGGTGGTGGAGCCGACGAGGATGAACATGGTCGCACTGAAGGGGAAAGTCACACCCATTCCCGCGCAGCCTGCGACGACGGTGGCGGACAGTTCGCCGCTGACGCCGGATCGCTTCATCCACGGCACCGTGACGGATCCGACGGCAGCAGTGACGGACGCACCGACGTGCGCGATGGCACCGAACATGCCACCCGCCACCGTCGAGGTGTAGATCGGTCCGCCGCGGAGGCGGCCGAAGAAGGTGTTCAGAATATCGATGAGGCGGTCGAGTACCGGCGTCTTGGCCAGCACGAAGCTCATGAAGATGAAGGCCAGTCCGGCGAAGGTGACCTCTTCCTGCATCGAGTCGAGGAATCCGTGCCACATGTATTCGGGCGCGCTCCGGCCGGCGAACGCACCGACCACAAGGAACCCGACGATCATCGCCTCGCCGATGTTTCGTTTGAGCACCGCGTTCCAGAAGATGATGGCGACGATGAACGACACCAGCGCCCAGATGGCAATCATGACGCGGTCCTGGCTGCGATGATCGCGGCGCGGCGTTGCGCTTCGTCGGCCTCGACGGCACGGCCACCGGCCAGGCTGCCGAAGGCTTCGGCTGCGGGGACGATGATGACGCCGTCGTCATCGGCGACGACGAGATCACCCGGGTTACAGACGACACCGCCGATCGCGACGGGGATGTCGTTGTAGCCGGGGCCGTCCTTGTACGGCCCCGCCGGGCTGACCGCTCTGGCCCACACTCCGAAGCCGATCTCTTCGAGCACGTCGATGTCTCGGGCTGCGCCGTCGATGATCATGCCGACACAGCCACGGGAGCGGGCGCGCTCGGCGAGCAGTTCCCCCATCAAGGCACGGTTGGGGTCGCCATGTCCGTTGATGACGATCACCTCACCGGGGAGCACCTTCGCCACCGCCGCCTGCAGGGCTTTGTTGTCTCCTGCTCTGGTCCAGACCGTACGCGCCCGACCAACGGTGCGAGCACCTTTCCACATTGCCCGAATGCCCGAGTCGACCATTCCCATACGTGCGCGAGCGTCGCCGATGTTCGCGACCGGCAGTTTTGCGTAGGCCTCGGCGAGTTCACCGACGTCGCGCCCGTTTGCATCGGCCAGCGCGGCATGCAACTCGGCTGTCGCCGTGGCGAGGACTGGACGGACACCGAGCTCGTCGAGCAGTTCTACCGACGCCGCCGCTTCCACCGCGCGCCGGGCCGCGTGCTTCCGGGTGCCCTCGCGCAGTCGATCGAGGGCTTCGAAGCCATCCGACAGCTCGGCGGCGATCTGACCGCGTACCCACTGCTCGGCACCCGCCGCAGCACCGGCGTCGGTGGATTCCACGATGAGCGCGCCGAGACCTTTCATGAAGCTGCTACGCAGCAACTTTCGTCGTGAAGCATCGCCGGGCGCACCGCCGATATCTTCGACCGGAGCCCCCAGCGCCCGGAAATGGCTTGCCGCCGAGCTCGAACCGGAGCCGCTGACGACCAGGCCAGTGCGTGCACCGTGCGCCGGGACGGAACCGATCACGGCGACGTCGGCGAAAGCGACCCCGGTGGCGACCGATACCGCCGCTGCCACGTCGTTCTTCACAACAGCGGATGCGGAGTTCATGTCCGCGTACGTCGTTCCCGAGCTCAGGTGCGGAGCCGCGGCCGTCGCGGCCTGCACGGCCACCTTCGAGCTGGTCAGGCTCAAGACCAGATCGGCACCGTTTACTGCGTCCGCCACGTCGTCGAACCGGATGACCTCCGACGGCGTTGCCGTGTCCGCGGGATCGAATCCTGAAACGTCCCAACCGATTGCCGCAAATCCCGACGAGTAGAGGGTGCCCGCTTCGCCGAGCCCCAGGATAGCTACCTTCATCATTTCCTCTCATACAATGATAGTTCCTATCACTTGATGTTGTAATGGTGGTCACAGCCGAGTAGAGATGTCAAGTAGGTCGCATACGACGACTCAGCAAGTCGGCGGGCACCGAACCGGCTACGGATGCAGCGAGCGCGAACCGTGCGGGCCGTCCCTGCAGGCGAGATACGTTGATGGACAGATCAACTGCCGCCAGGGCCCGATGGCCGGGAGTCGCTGCCGAACCCGCCTGCCGCCGGATGCGTCGGACAGAAGCTTCCAACTGTAGTAACGACGCAACATCGACGGCCGGACCTCGAGTCAGGACGAGTGCTGGGAAGCGACCGCCGGTCGATGGCATTCCGCCGGTCGTCGCCGGTAGTGCGCAACCCGGCCCGGACCACCCCCACCTCGAACTACGCTCGCAGACATGAGTGGCGAGTATCGGCAGGCATTCGGAGACAGCGTCGACAACCGGGAGCAATTCTGGCTGTCTGCGGCGGCAGACGTCGACTGGGACACCCCACCGACCACCGCGTTCGACGGCTCGCACTGGTTTCCCGGTGCCCGCCTGAACACCTGTTTCAATGCCCTCGACCGGCATGTCGACGCCGGGCACGGCGACCGGACCGCATTGATCTACGACTCGGCGATGCTCGGACTGACCCGCAGCTACACCTACGCCGAACTGCTCGATCGGGTCGCTCGTTTCGCCGGGGTGTTGAGCAGCAACGGCGTCTCCCCCGGCGACCGCGTGGTGATCTACCTGCCGATGATTCCCGAGGCAGTGATCGCCATGCTCGCGTGCGCCAGGCTCGGCGCGGTGCACTCGGTGGTGTTCGGCGGCTTCGCGGCCAAAGAGCTGGCGGCGAGAATCGACGACGCCGAGCCGGTCCTGCTGATCACTGCCGCCGGCGGGTTCGAGCCTGGTCGAGTCGTCGAATACCTCCCCCTGGTGCAGCGCGCCCTGACTCTCACGACGGCGACCGTCCCCGCGGTGATCGTCAAGGCCCGCGACGGCATCGCAGGCAGCCACGACTGGCTGGACTGGGACACCCTCATCGCCGACGCCCCCGCCGCCCAACCGGTTTCGGTGCAGGCGACGGATCCGCTGTACATCCTCTACACCTCGGGCACGACCGGTAAGCCCAAGGGTGTGGTGCGCGACAACGGCGGTCATGCCGTCGCGCTGACCTGGTCGATGCGCAATATCTACGACGTCGGTGCCGGTCAGGTGATGTGGACGGCGTCCGATGTCGGCTGGGTCGTCGGACACTCCTACATCGTCTACGGACCGCTGTTCGCCGGTGCCACAACGGTTCTCTACGAGGGCAAACCCGTAGGAACTCCCGATGCAGGCGCGTTCTGGCGGGTGATCCAGGATCACCGCGTCCGCGCGTTGTTCACCGCGCCGACGGCCTTGCGTGCCATCCGCAAGGTCGACCCACACGCCGCCGAGCTCGAGAAGTACGACACCTCGTCGCTCGAGACACTGTTCGTCGCCGGTGAACGCCTCGATCCCGACACCTACGAGTGGATTTCGCGAACCCTGGACCGCCCCGTCGTCGACCACTGGTGGCAGACCGAAACCGGCTGGGCGATCTGCGCCAATCTTCGTGGCCTCGAACCACTTCCGATCAAACCCGGATCACCGACGGTACCGGTGCCGGGATTCCAGGTCGGTATCCTCGACGCGGCCGGTGCGCCGGTGGAGGCAGGCACCGAGGGCAACATCGTCGTGCAGCTGCCACTGCCACCGGGCGCGCTGGTGGGACTCTGGAACGACGAATCACGGTTCCAGCGTTCGTATCTCGACACGTTCCCGGGCTACTACCTCACCGGCGATTCCGGGTACATCGACGCCGACGGGTACGTCTACGTGCTGGGCCGCAGTGACGACGTCATCAACGTGGCCGGCCACCGCCTGTCCACCGGGTCGATGGAGGCCGTGCTGGCCGGTCACCCCGCCGTCGCCGAATGCGCCGTCATCGGAATCCACGACGACCTCAAAGGCCAGCGCCCCAGCGGCTACGTGGTGCTCAAGGCCGGGGAGACCATCACCGAGGATCAGCTGCGTACCGAACTGGTGGCCATGGTCCGCGATCAGATCGGTGCACTCGCGACGTTCCGGGACGTGACGATCGTCGGTGCCCTACCGAAGACCCGCTCGGGCAAGATCCTGCGGAAGACGATGCGGCAGATCGTCGCCGGCGAGGAGTACGGCGTGCCGTCGACCATCGAGGATCCCGCCGTACTCGATGCGCTGGAGAAGTTGCTCGGCAGATAGGCGGCATCAATTCGCGCAACGATGGCCGAAACCCGCGCGCCAGGGGTCGTTCGCGCGAGATAGCGTCGTGCTCATGACAGATCTCGACACCCGTCCCGCCGTCGATTGGCTCGCCCTCGGCGCAGTCACCGTCACGGTGATCTCGTGGGCCTCGGCCTTCGTCGCGATTCGCGGCGTCGGCGAATCCTTCGGGGCGGGCCCGCTCGCGCTGGGTCGGCTGCTGATCGGATCTGTGGCACTCGGCGCGATAGTTGTGGCCAGAAGGCAGTGGGTCAAGCCCAACCGCACACAGTGGCTGCAGATCGTCAGTATCGGCGTGTTCTGGTTCGGCATCTACAACGTCGCCCTCAATGCCGCCGAGCAACGCGTCGATGCCGGTACGACGTCGATGATCATTCAGATCGGTCCGATTCTGGTCGCCCTGTTCGCGGGTCTGCTTCTGGGCGAGGGCTTTCCGAAGTGGTTGGTGATCGGTGCGGGCATAGCATTCGCCGGCGCGGTCATGGTCGGTGTCGTCACGGCGGTGACCACGACGTCGACCACCAAGACCGACGCCGATTTCCTCGGTATCGCTCTGTGCCTGGTGTCCGCGGTGACCTACGCCATCGGAGTGCTCAGCCAGAAGCCGGTGCTGCGCACCATCCCCGGACTTCAGGTGACGTGGATGGCATGCACCATCGGCGCGGTGTGCACGCTGCCCTTCGCACCGGCGCTGCTCGACGACCTCGGGGCTGCCTCGGCCGGTGCCACCGGCGGATTGATCTACCTCGGCCTGGTCCCGACGGCACTGGCCTTCAGCACCTGGGCCTATGCGCTGACGCGGATGAACGCCGGCAAGCTCGGGATCACCACGTACGCCGTGCCACCGATCACGATCACGCTGGCCTGGCTCCTGTTGGGTGAGGTGCCGCATTACCTCGCCGTGGTCGGCGGAGTGATCTGCCTGGTGGGCGTCGGATTGTCCCGCAAAAGATAGGGGTCACTTCGCAGGCTCCGCTCCCGCAGGAGTTAGGGGTCACTCCGCAGGCTCCGCTCCCGCGCTAGATCGCCTTGAAGCGGGCGATCGCCACCTCACGCTCGTGCTTGTGGTCGACGATCGGATCCACGTAGTCCTTGGGTCGACCGAACTTCAACGTGTGCACGGCTTTTCCTTCTTCGCCGCGCAGCTCCGGCACCCAGCGTCGGACGTAGTCCCCGGTGGGGTCGAACTTCTCGCCCTGAGTGATCGGGTTGAACACACGAAAGTACGGCGAGGCGTCGGTACCGGTCCCGGCGGTCCATTGCCACCCGTGCTGATTGTTGGCCAGATCGCCGTCGACGAGGTGCTGCATGAAGTAGCGCGCTCCCCGCCACCACGGCAGATGCAGATCCTTGACGAGGAACGACGCCACGATCATCCGCACTCGATTGTGCATCCACTTCTCGGAGTTCAGCTGCCGCATACCGGCATCGACGATCGGAAAGCCCGTTTCGCCCTTGCACCAAGCGTCGAACAACTCGTCGGCGTGCTTGCCCGAGTCCAATTCGATGGCGTCGAACTTCTTGACGTAGTTCTCCCTGGCACTGTCGGGTCGCTGAAAGAGGATGTCGGCGTAGAAGTCTCGCCAGCAGATCTGTCTGCGGTACGACGCCGCACCCTCGCTGCGGAGCTTTCCCAGGTCGGCCAACATCGTCCGTGGATGAATGGTTCCGTACTTCAGATGCACCGACATCCGGCTCGTCGAATCGAGATCGGGACGGTTGCGCTCGTCGTCGTACGCCGAGACCTCGTCGAGGAATTCCTTCCACTGCTTCGACGCAGCTGCCTCACCCGCCGCCGCGTCGGATGCATCCTTCTCGGAGGGAATCTTCACTCGCCGAACGCCTTTCACCTCGTCCGGGTCGATCCAGTCGGCGGAGTCGGCCGATGTGTCCGCCGGACCGCGCCACCCGTGTTCCAGCCACTGGCGCGAGTACGGCGTGAACACCTTGTACGGCTCCCCGTCGTTCTTGACGATCCGCCCGGGGGCGACCGCGTACGGAGACCCGGTCTCGACCAGAGTCACCTTCTCGCCCACACGCTTGTCTCGCTCACGCCCGTACGGACCGTAGTCGGCGCTGATGTGCACGTCCTCGGTGCCGATCGCCTTCGCCACCTTCGGGACCACCGTCTCGGGGTCACCGTGGACGACCATCAGCCGGCCGTCGAGTTGCTCGTCGAGTGCTTCGAGCGACCGGAACAGAAAATCCTTGCGCGGTCCGCCGGACGGCTTCAGCAGCCGATCGTCGAGCACGAAGAGCCCGAGCACCGGGTCTCCCGACTCGGCAGCGGCGGTGAGGGTGGGCAGATCCCCCAGACGGAGATCACGGCGAAACCAGACGATCGACATGCTTTCAGTCTTACCCACCGCGGTCCCGAGCAATCCCCGGCTCGACCCTTCGATTCTCAGAGAACCGCCAACCACGACTCACCAAGGCCGCAACAACGACCTCTAGCTTGGGATATACCGAACAGACAAGGAGAACATCATGACGAACACACGCCCCTTCCCCGGTGCACTCTCCCTGATCGACAGCACCTGCACCTTCGAGAAGTACTACGAGCAGCTCTACGCAAAGGCACCCGCACTGGCCTGGTCGCTCGATGCCGACACCGGACGCCGCAGTGCCCTCGAGGACTTCTTCGCCAAGACGCCCGAGGAACGCCGCACCACCGTCGACAGCTGGGTTGCATAGCATTGGTCCGGTGACCGAATCGCCGAGCACCCCCGCCACCGTTCTCGTCGTCGACGACGACGCAGACGTGTTGTCGTCACTGCAACGCGGCCTGCGCCTGTCCGGGTTCACCGTCATCACCGCGTCGGACGGTGCGGAGGCGCTCGGCGTCGTGTCGCGATCGATGCCCCACGCCATCGTGCTCGACATCAACATGCCGGTGCTCGACGGTGCCAGCGTGGTGACCGCGTTGCGCGCCATGGGAAACGACATCCCGATCTGCGTACTCAGTGCCCGCAGCTCGGTCGACGATCGCATCGCCGGACTCGAATCCGGTGCCGACGACTACCTCACCAAACCGTTCGTGTTGGCCGAGCTCGTCGCTCGGATCCGAGCCATGCTGCGCCGTCGCGGCACCGGTCCGGTTGTGCCGGTGGCAGATTCGGGCGCACCGAACTCGGCCGTCGCGATCGGCACCCTGGTGGTCGACATCCCCGGCTATCGCGTCCACCGCGGCGGAGCCGACATCGACCTGACCAAGCGCGAATTCGAGTTGCTCGCGATCCTGGCTCGCAACAAGGGCGTCGTTCTCACACGTGAACGACTGCTCGAACTGGTCTGGGGCTACGACTTCGTTGCCGACACCAACGTCGTCGACGTGTTCGTCGGATACCTCCGACGCAAACTCGAGGCCGACGGGTCGCCGCGCATCCTGCACACGGTCCGCGGGGTCGGCTTCGTCGTCCGGGACGCCCCATGAGCTTCTCGCTGCGCGCCCGGGTGGCCGCGGCCACCGCTCTCGGAGCCACCCTGGTGGTGGCCGCCCTCGCGGTGGTCACCTCGGTCGCCATCTCCCGCAACAACGTCAATCAGCTCGACGAACGTCTGACGACGGCCTCGCAGGTGCTGGTCCCGAACTCGTCGACGTTGGAGGCCTTCATCGATCAGCTGTCCGGAGCGTTCGCCGTCACGATTCGCAGCGGCGACATCGTGGTCGCATCGACCCCGACGCGGCTGCCTGCGCTGGCGGCCGGATCCCAGACCGTCGACGTGGACGGTCAACGGTTCCGGGTCTACACGGCAGTATCGACCGTTGTCTCGTCCATCTCCATCTCGATCGGTGTGCCCGCCATCGAAGCTCAACAAGTGACCGACGAGCAACAGAAGCAGGTACTCCTGTTGGGACTGGCCGCGATCGCCGTGTCCACGGGCCTGGGTTGGCTCTTCGGTGGACGGGCCGTGAGACCGCTGGTGACGTTGACCCGTCAGGTCAGTGCCCAGCCACCGACCGCTCCCGAAACCCGCACGGGCGTCACCGAAGCCGACGAACTCGCCGTCGCCATCGGGGGCATGCTGACCAGGCTGAACGAGGCTCAGGAACGCACCAACGCCGCGCTCGACACTGCCCGCGATTTCGCGGCCGTCTCCGCGCACGAGCTCCGCACCCCGCTGACCGCGATGCGCACGGACATCGAGGTGCTCAGAACCCTCGATCTCGAGCGCGCGCAGCAGCAGGAGATTCTGGGCGACCTCGAACGGACACAGGGACGAGTGGAGACGACACTGACAGCCTTGGAGCGACTGGCGTCGGGTGAATTGTCCAGCGAGGCCGACAGAGTCGAGACCGACATCATCGACATCTGCGACGTCGCAGCCCAGGATGCGCAGCGACTGCATCCGGGCCTCGACATACGGGTCGAGTCCGCCCCCGACTGCGAGATCACGATGCGTGCCCTGCCGACCGGCCTTCGGCTGGCCGTCGACAACGTGATCGGAAACGCCGTTCGGCACGGCGACGCGACGTCGATCGTCATCACCGCCGAGCGCGAGGGCACGACGGTACGCGTCCTGGTCGACGACAACGGATCCGGCGTTCCCCTCGATGAACGCGAGACGGTGTTCGGCCGATTCGAGCGCGGCACCCGAGCGGCCAAGGGCGGCTCGGGGCTCGGCCTGGCACTGGTGGCTCAGCAAGCCCAATTGCACGGCGGGCGGGCCTGGTTCACCGACAGTCCATTGGGCGGAGCGAGATTGGTGCTGGAGCTGCAGGACAGCTGAAGTACGGCAGTCTTTACGCGGGGGAAACCTGCGGGTCCATCCGATCCGAGGATCATGTACCCATGCACACGTCGTCGGACTTCTTCGTCCCCACCATCGACATCTCACCGTACGTTCTGGACGGTGCCACCGCGGCGGCCGACGGGACCGCCCGGCGCAGCGTCGCGTCGGACATCGATTACGCTTGCAGCACAGTCGGTTTCATGCAGATTCTCGGACACGGGATCCCCGAGGACACCGTGAACGGCCTGGCGTCGGCGATGGATTCGTTCTTCGGACTCGAACCGGCGGCGAAGCGGGCCTACATCTGCCCACCCGAACGCAACCGCGGGTACACCGCTCCGAAGAGCGAATCGCTGAGCCTGAGCCTGGGAGTCGAATCGGCGTCGGGCACGAACGACTGGTTCGAGGCCTTCAACGTCGGGACGGGCGAGGCGAACACCTGGCCCGAGTGCGCGGGGTTCCAGCGCGCCGTCGAACGGTACTTCGCCGAGGCAGCGCGCGTGGCCCGGACGCTGACCACCGTGTTCGCCGACGCACTCGGTGTGGCCCCGACCGTGTTCTCCGACATCACCGATCGCTCGCTCGACACCCTGCGGATGAACAACTACGCGCTGGACCCCGGCCTACGTGTGCCGGACACCGAGCTCACCGGGATGAGCGAGCACACCGACTACGGATTGGTGACGGTGCTGTGGGCCGATCGAGTGCCCGGTCTGCAGGTTCTCGGCATCGACCGACGGTGGCACGACGTGCAACCCGTCGAGGGAGCGATGCTGGTGAACCTGGGTGATCTGACGGCCCGACTGACCAACGACCGCTGGGTGTCGACGCTGCATCGCGTGCGTCCGCCGATTGCCGACGGAACGATTCAGCGCAGGCGCTCTGCCGCCTTCTTCCACGACGGCAACCTCGACGCGGTGATCGCGCCGTTGCCGTCGTGCATCGAGCCCGGTGACGTGGCCCGGTACGAACCGGTGACGGTAGCCCAGCACATTGCCGCCAAGCTCGCGGGTTCCCGAGGGGGAAAGGCCAACACCTCGGCAGCCCGCGAGGCCGAGCGGGTACGCAGCGCTGTCACCTGACCTGCGGGTGCTTCGAGTGCAGTTATTTGACGTCGAGCAGGTCGATGACGAACACGAGCGTCTTGCCGGACAGGCGGTGACCTGCGCCGGCGGGGCCGTAGGCGAGCTCCGGCGGAATGGTGAGCTGACGGCGTCCGCCGACCTTCATTCCGGGGATGCCGTCCTGCCAACCCTGAATGAGTCCGCGCAACGGGAACTGGATGGATTCGCCGCGGTTCCAGGACGAGTCGAACTCTTCGCCCGAATCGAACTCGACTCCGACGTAATGCACCTCCACGGTGCCGCCTGCGACTGCCTCTGCGCCGTCACCCTCGACGAGGTCGACCGTCACCAGGTCCAATGGTGCTGGTCCGGCCTGAAATTCGATCACTGGCTTCGTCACTGAAGTCTCCTGCGGTTGATGCCGGCCCGCCGACGCCGGCTGTGAAGCTCTGGGCATATTCCACATCGACTTTACGTCGTGATGGTCAACCGATCGGAGCTGGCATCAAATTCGTCTGGTATTCGCAGGTCAGCGTGTTGCCGGTTGCGGGGTCGGCCATCTCGACCTTCCACGCGTCGGAGAACTGATTCACCCCGTGATGCATCGAGATGGTGCCCGAGATCAAGACCGTTCCACGCGCGAACAGACCGCGCTCGGTGAGTACGTCGAGCCAGTACTGCGGAGCGAGAAGATCACCGAGAGTTCCGGACTGGATGAGAACTCCGTCGGCCCAACCGGTCAAGGTGATCTCGTCCAGTCGGTCGGCCACCTCGCTCAACCGCCACGCACCGGTACCGAGCACGTCGGGGGCGGCGTTCTTGCTCCATGCAACGCTGTGCACTTCCAGGTCACGGTCGGTGTGGTCGCATGCGACCGTGAGCAGCACGTCGTCGATGGTCTCGCCCAGGATCACCAGAGCCCACTCGGCCTCGCCCGAGGTGCGTCCGTGTTGAACGGCGACGGCATCGGTCTGCTGCGCCAGATACGGCGAGATGGGGTACAGCGCCGGGGTAACCGTGGGAGCCGGCACGCCCAGTTCGGCCAACTCTGCGATGTGCGACGCCACCTCTTCCTGGTTGCGACCGGCATAGCCCGCATTGAGCAGCGCGGTCACTTCTACCGACTCGGTCGTGCCGTCGGGCAACGTGAATGTGAGCATCAGTAAGGACCCTCTCCTCGTAAATTAATTGTTTCCGATGCGCCCAAAGCCTTGCGCATACGTTTTGTATACAGCAAGTATGGAGCACGTACAACGGATAGAGTGATCCCAGGCACACAAAGGAGTCGTCATGACCGAACCAGTTTCGGTGGATAGAAAAGGCCTGGCCAAGGCCTTTGCCGCCAGCCTGACCGGAACGGCGTTGGAGTGGTACGACTTCGCCGTCTACTCGGCCGCAGCAGCGCTGGTGTTCCCGCTGGTCTTCTTCCCCGACAGCGATCCGCTGACCGGCACATTGCTTGCCTTCTCGACCTACGCGGTCGGATACATCGCCCGTCCAGTAGGTGGATTCGTCTTCGGGCGACTCGGCGACGTCATCGGCCGAAAACAACTTCTCGTCATCACCCTGCTGCTGATCGGCGTCACGACGTTCGCCATCGGTTTGATCCCCGGATACGACACCATCGGCATCGCGGCCCCGATCATCCTCGTCACCATGCGCTTCTGCCAGGGCGTTGCCGTCGGCGGCGAGTGGGGCGGAGCCGTTCTGCTCTCCAGCGAATACGGCGATCCCCGCAAGCGCGGCTTCTGGTCCTCCGCAGCGCAGATCGGACCACCGGCGGGCAACCTGCTCGCCAACGGCGCACTGGCAATCCTGACTCTGTCGCTCACCGACCAGCAGTTCGAGTCCTGGGGCTGGCGTGTTGCATTCCTCTTCTCGGCCGTTCTCGTCGGTTTCGGTCTGTGGATCCGCTTGAAGCTCGAGGACACCCCGGTGTTCAAAGCACTTCAGGAGAGCGGCGATCGCTCGGAAGCCCCGATCAGCGAAGTGTTCAAGACGGAACTGCGACCACTGGTGGCAGGCATCATGTCCCGCGTCGCACCCGACGTCATCTACGCACTGTTCACGGTCTTCTCGATCACCTACGGAACTCAGAAACTGGGCTTCGAGCGCAGCGAGGTGTTGACGGCAATTCTGGTCGGATCGGCCTGCCAACTCGGCTTGATCCCGCTGGCCGGAGCGGTCTCCGACCGCATCAACCGACGCCTGGTCTACGGCGTCGCGGCCGTGGGCGGCGTTGCCTGGAGCGCGATCTTCTTCCTCGTCATCGGCGGTGGATCCCTACCGCTGCTGATCCTCGGCGTCGTCGTCGGCCTGGCGTTCCACTCGTTCATGTACGGACCGCAGGCCGCCTTCGTCACCGAGCAGTTCAGCGTTCGACTCCGCTCGACCGGCAGCTCGTTGGCGTACACGATCGCCGGAGTGTTCGGTGGAGCGATGGCACCGCTGATCTTCGTGTACCTGCTCGACAAGACCGACAGTTGGGTACCGATCGCCGGATACATCGTCATCGTCGGCGCGGTGACGCTGGTCGGCCTGGCACTGGGACGCAACCCCGACCCCACCGAGGACGAGCACTACGTGCTACTGAATCAGGAACACGAAAAGGCTACGCGCGCAGCAGAGTCTGAAGTGTGACCTCGAGGTGAGCGTCGATCTTCTCGTGCACCAGGCCCTCGTCGCCGACACTCAGTGCGTCGATGATGGCCTGGTGCTCGGCGCACACGCGGTGCTGCCGGTTGGCCGCGGTGAACAGAGCGCTCAGACCGACCCGCAGCTGCCGAGCACGCAGACCCGCGTAGGTGCGGGAGAGGAGATCGCTGCCCGCCGAATCGATCAAACTCTGATGGAAGGTGCCGTCCCAGTCGATGAACTCCTTCGGCGCTTCGGCACTGTCGGAGTTCATCAGCAATTCCTGCTGTTCGAGCGCATGCTGCATCGCCGCGATCGGAGCGTCCCCGGCGCGCAGCGCACGAGTGGCCGCATGCCGTTCGAGGACGCCGCGCAGATCCATCAGTTCGGCGATCTGCCGTCCGGACATGGCCGGCACATGCGCGCCGCGCTTGGGCACCATCTCGACCAGTCCCTCGGACTGCAACATCAGCAGCGCCTCACGCACCGGCGTCCGCGACACTCCGATACGCGTCGCGAGCTCCTGTTCGTTGAGAAACGTGCCGGTGGCGGCCGGTGACGACAACACCTGATCGCGTACGAACAGATATGCCTTGTCCCTCCCCGACAGTGGTTGCATACGATATGTATACCTGTCTTCCCCCGACGAAACCAGGAGTCAGACCGTGAGCTCGACTATCCGCATCAGCCTGGCCCAGATCACCAGTGGCGAACACCCCACCGAAAACCTCGAACTCGTCGACACCCACGCCCGTGCCGCCGCACACGCCGGTTCGGACATCGTCGTGTTCCCCGAGGCGACCATGCGATGCTTC
This genomic window contains:
- a CDS encoding DUF1932 domain-containing protein — encoded protein: MMKVAILGLGEAGTLYSSGFAAIGWDVSGFDPADTATPSEVIRFDDVADAVNGADLVLSLTSSKVAVQAATAAAPHLSSGTTYADMNSASAVVKNDVAAAVSVATGVAFADVAVIGSVPAHGARTGLVVSGSGSSSAASHFRALGAPVEDIGGAPGDASRRKLLRSSFMKGLGALIVESTDAGAAAGAEQWVRGQIAAELSDGFEALDRLREGTRKHAARRAVEAAASVELLDELGVRPVLATATAELHAALADANGRDVGELAEAYAKLPVANIGDARARMGMVDSGIRAMWKGARTVGRARTVWTRAGDNKALQAAVAKVLPGEVIVINGHGDPNRALMGELLAERARSRGCVGMIIDGAARDIDVLEEIGFGVWARAVSPAGPYKDGPGYNDIPVAIGGVVCNPGDLVVADDDGVIIVPAAEAFGSLAGGRAVEADEAQRRAAIIAARTAS
- a CDS encoding propionyl-CoA synthetase — translated: MSGEYRQAFGDSVDNREQFWLSAAADVDWDTPPTTAFDGSHWFPGARLNTCFNALDRHVDAGHGDRTALIYDSAMLGLTRSYTYAELLDRVARFAGVLSSNGVSPGDRVVIYLPMIPEAVIAMLACARLGAVHSVVFGGFAAKELAARIDDAEPVLLITAAGGFEPGRVVEYLPLVQRALTLTTATVPAVIVKARDGIAGSHDWLDWDTLIADAPAAQPVSVQATDPLYILYTSGTTGKPKGVVRDNGGHAVALTWSMRNIYDVGAGQVMWTASDVGWVVGHSYIVYGPLFAGATTVLYEGKPVGTPDAGAFWRVIQDHRVRALFTAPTALRAIRKVDPHAAELEKYDTSSLETLFVAGERLDPDTYEWISRTLDRPVVDHWWQTETGWAICANLRGLEPLPIKPGSPTVPVPGFQVGILDAAGAPVEAGTEGNIVVQLPLPPGALVGLWNDESRFQRSYLDTFPGYYLTGDSGYIDADGYVYVLGRSDDVINVAGHRLSTGSMEAVLAGHPAVAECAVIGIHDDLKGQRPSGYVVLKAGETITEDQLRTELVAMVRDQIGALATFRDVTIVGALPKTRSGKILRKTMRQIVAGEEYGVPSTIEDPAVLDALEKLLGR
- a CDS encoding DMT family transporter translates to MTDLDTRPAVDWLALGAVTVTVISWASAFVAIRGVGESFGAGPLALGRLLIGSVALGAIVVARRQWVKPNRTQWLQIVSIGVFWFGIYNVALNAAEQRVDAGTTSMIIQIGPILVALFAGLLLGEGFPKWLVIGAGIAFAGAVMVGVVTAVTTTSTTKTDADFLGIALCLVSAVTYAIGVLSQKPVLRTIPGLQVTWMACTIGAVCTLPFAPALLDDLGAASAGATGGLIYLGLVPTALAFSTWAYALTRMNAGKLGITTYAVPPITITLAWLLLGEVPHYLAVVGGVICLVGVGLSRKR
- a CDS encoding cryptochrome/photolyase family protein; amino-acid sequence: MSIVWFRRDLRLGDLPTLTAAAESGDPVLGLFVLDDRLLKPSGGPRKDFLFRSLEALDEQLDGRLMVVHGDPETVVPKVAKAIGTEDVHISADYGPYGRERDKRVGEKVTLVETGSPYAVAPGRIVKNDGEPYKVFTPYSRQWLEHGWRGPADTSADSADWIDPDEVKGVRRVKIPSEKDASDAAAGEAAASKQWKEFLDEVSAYDDERNRPDLDSTSRMSVHLKYGTIHPRTMLADLGKLRSEGAASYRRQICWRDFYADILFQRPDSARENYVKKFDAIELDSGKHADELFDAWCKGETGFPIVDAGMRQLNSEKWMHNRVRMIVASFLVKDLHLPWWRGARYFMQHLVDGDLANNQHGWQWTAGTGTDASPYFRVFNPITQGEKFDPTGDYVRRWVPELRGEEGKAVHTLKFGRPKDYVDPIVDHKHEREVAIARFKAI
- a CDS encoding response regulator transcription factor — protein: MTESPSTPATVLVVDDDADVLSSLQRGLRLSGFTVITASDGAEALGVVSRSMPHAIVLDINMPVLDGASVVTALRAMGNDIPICVLSARSSVDDRIAGLESGADDYLTKPFVLAELVARIRAMLRRRGTGPVVPVADSGAPNSAVAIGTLVVDIPGYRVHRGGADIDLTKREFELLAILARNKGVVLTRERLLELVWGYDFVADTNVVDVFVGYLRRKLEADGSPRILHTVRGVGFVVRDAP